From the Halalkalicoccus sp. CGA53 genome, one window contains:
- a CDS encoding PRC-barrel domain-containing protein → MASNPRIHPEDGDEGKDVVSTDGETVGVVSAVEAGTLFVDVDTGIVESVTARLGWGDADGSKPIPDGRIERIDEGEVVIRTTEEVEDEHRDERGSPIDDPTDDGSDAAAGKYADAEPGEQIDDPDPTGMEDPGAGVPGTGDPGRVDPGEEGRPGAMDDRPEAEDGARPEEPGGPGEATDDR, encoded by the coding sequence ATGGCGAGCAACCCGAGGATACACCCCGAAGACGGTGACGAGGGAAAGGACGTCGTCAGCACCGACGGCGAGACGGTCGGCGTCGTCTCGGCCGTCGAGGCGGGGACGCTCTTCGTCGACGTCGACACGGGAATCGTCGAGTCGGTCACGGCGAGACTCGGGTGGGGTGACGCCGACGGCTCGAAGCCCATCCCCGACGGCCGGATCGAGCGCATCGACGAGGGCGAGGTCGTGATCCGAACGACCGAGGAGGTCGAGGACGAACACAGGGACGAAAGGGGATCACCGATCGACGATCCTACGGACGATGGAAGCGACGCGGCGGCGGGGAAGTACGCCGACGCCGAGCCGGGCGAACAGATTGACGACCCGGACCCGACCGGGATGGAAGACCCCGGTGCGGGCGTGCCGGGAACCGGCGACCCCGGACGGGTCGACCCCGGAGAGGAAGGGCGCCCGGGAGCGATGGACGACCGACCGGAGGCCGAGGACGGCGCGCGACCCGAGGAGCCGGGCGGGCCCGGCGAGGCGACCGACGACCGGTAG
- a CDS encoding M28 family metallopeptidase produces the protein MGTLPTELVGDAYTSTRGIELIESLVDVGNRMPGTDGEEEAAALLAERFVENGIREVETTAFPIPGWWRGETSLAIGDRRFEESNELVALPGTPAGEVSGELVDIGDGLPEDFEERELEGKLVMASSLTPDDYGRWVHRGEKYAWAAEAGAAGFVFRNHVEGCLPPTGDVGARTGPGPIPAVGVSKELGSRLVRYCERESVETTLSVECRNEPTRSRTVEGVVGPDTEEEVLVTAHIDAHDVGEGANDNGAGCALVAEVGRLLAGMEEDLETRVRLVTFGAEETGLYGAYYWTHMRDLETVKCVLNLDGAGYSRNLAIYTHGFEPVGEAFEEVAEEFDAPVHVSSGIRPHSDHWPFVQRGVPGVQGRALAGESGRGWGHTHADTLDKLDGRDLRDLTVLLAAGTVKLAEADREIGRKGDEEIREATEEGGFDVGMKAVGSWPWAGEGKEWPWGEEERAVPGE, from the coding sequence ATGGGAACACTGCCCACGGAACTCGTCGGTGACGCCTACACGAGCACGAGAGGGATAGAGCTGATCGAATCGCTGGTCGACGTCGGGAACCGGATGCCGGGGACCGATGGCGAGGAGGAGGCCGCGGCGCTGCTCGCGGAGCGGTTCGTGGAGAACGGGATTCGGGAGGTCGAGACGACCGCGTTCCCGATCCCCGGCTGGTGGCGCGGGGAGACCTCCCTTGCGATCGGCGACAGGCGGTTCGAGGAGTCGAACGAACTCGTCGCGCTGCCGGGGACACCAGCGGGCGAGGTGAGCGGCGAACTCGTCGACATCGGCGACGGCCTCCCCGAGGATTTCGAGGAACGAGAGCTAGAGGGGAAACTCGTGATGGCGTCGAGTCTCACGCCCGACGACTACGGCCGGTGGGTACATCGTGGCGAGAAGTACGCCTGGGCGGCCGAGGCGGGGGCAGCGGGGTTCGTCTTCCGGAACCACGTCGAGGGCTGTCTCCCCCCGACCGGCGACGTCGGTGCGAGAACCGGCCCGGGGCCGATCCCCGCCGTCGGTGTCTCGAAAGAGCTGGGGAGCCGCCTCGTCCGCTACTGCGAGCGCGAGTCGGTCGAGACGACGCTCTCGGTCGAGTGTCGGAACGAGCCGACACGCTCCCGGACGGTCGAGGGCGTCGTCGGACCCGACACCGAAGAGGAGGTGCTCGTGACGGCGCACATCGACGCGCACGACGTTGGCGAGGGGGCGAACGACAACGGTGCGGGCTGTGCGCTCGTCGCGGAGGTGGGACGGCTACTCGCGGGGATGGAAGAGGACCTCGAGACGAGGGTCCGCCTCGTCACGTTCGGCGCGGAGGAGACCGGCCTCTACGGGGCCTACTACTGGACGCACATGCGCGACCTGGAGACCGTGAAGTGCGTCCTCAACCTCGACGGGGCGGGCTACTCGCGGAACCTGGCGATCTACACCCACGGGTTCGAACCTGTCGGCGAGGCGTTCGAGGAGGTGGCCGAGGAGTTCGACGCGCCGGTCCACGTCAGTTCGGGAATCAGGCCTCACAGCGACCACTGGCCGTTCGTCCAGCGTGGGGTTCCCGGGGTGCAGGGCCGGGCGCTCGCGGGCGAGAGCGGCCGCGGCTGGGGCCACACCCACGCCGATACGCTCGACAAGCTCGACGGCCGCGACCTGCGCGACCTGACGGTGCTGCTCGCAGCGGGGACCGTGAAGCTCGCGGAGGCCGACAGGGAGATCGGTCGAAAGGGGGACGAGGAGATCAGAGAGGCCACCGAGGAGGGCGGCTTCGACGTGGGGATGAAAGCGGTCGGGAGCTGGCCGTGGGCCGGGGAGGGAAAGGAGTGGCCCTGGGGCGAGGAGGAGAGAGCAGTCCCGGGCGAGTGA
- a CDS encoding transcription initiation factor IIB — translation MTDSNIRTRERDEDERVDEDHGCPECGGHLVSDEEHGETVCGDCGLVVESDSVDRGPEWRAFDAREKDQKSRVGAPTTNTMHDKGLSTNIDWRNKDAYGNALGSRQRQKMQRLRKWNERFRTRDSKERNLKQALGEIDRMASALGLPTNVRETASVIYRRALNEDLLPGRSIEGVATASVYAAARQAGVPRSLDEIADVSRVEKSEIARTYRYVVRELGLEVRPADPEQYVPRFASGLGLSDEAEGRARDLLRNAKEKGVHSGKSPVGLAAAAVYAAALLTNEKTTQAAVSEVADISEVTIRNRYHELLEAEDSIVV, via the coding sequence ATGACAGATTCCAACATCAGAACCCGCGAACGAGACGAAGACGAACGCGTAGACGAGGACCACGGCTGCCCGGAGTGTGGCGGTCACCTCGTCTCCGACGAGGAGCACGGCGAGACCGTCTGTGGCGACTGTGGCCTGGTCGTCGAGTCGGACTCCGTCGACCGGGGTCCCGAGTGGCGTGCGTTCGACGCCAGAGAGAAAGACCAGAAGTCGCGCGTCGGCGCTCCGACGACGAACACGATGCACGACAAGGGCCTCTCGACGAACATCGACTGGCGGAACAAGGACGCCTACGGCAACGCCCTCGGGTCCCGCCAACGCCAGAAGATGCAGCGCCTGCGCAAGTGGAACGAACGGTTTCGAACGAGGGATTCGAAGGAGCGCAACCTGAAGCAGGCGCTCGGCGAGATCGACCGGATGGCGAGCGCACTCGGCCTCCCGACGAACGTCAGGGAGACCGCGTCGGTGATCTACCGCCGCGCGCTCAACGAGGACCTCCTCCCCGGACGGTCGATCGAGGGCGTCGCTACCGCGAGCGTCTACGCCGCCGCCCGGCAGGCGGGCGTCCCCCGGTCGCTCGACGAGATCGCCGACGTCAGCCGGGTCGAGAAGAGCGAGATCGCCCGCACGTACCGCTACGTCGTCCGCGAACTCGGCCTCGAGGTGCGGCCCGCCGACCCCGAACAGTACGTCCCCCGGTTCGCCAGTGGACTCGGCCTCTCGGACGAGGCAGAAGGTCGCGCCCGCGACCTGTTGCGCAACGCGAAGGAGAAGGGCGTCCACTCCGGGAAGTCGCCGGTCGGCCTCGCCGCCGCGGCCGTCTACGCCGCCGCGTTGCTCACCAACGAGAAGACCACCCAGGCGGCGGTGAGCGAGGTCGCCGACATCAGCGAAGTGACGATCAGGAACCGGTACCACGAGCTGCTCGAGGCCGAAGACAGCATCGTTGTCTGA
- a CDS encoding type I 3-dehydroquinate dehydratase: MGLRFDSFTLAAATADLGDEPVAREHADCVEFRMDLAERPLDALAAYDGELPLIATNRAAWEGGGAGEEGRLDALAEAARHDAVGAVDVELESLRRGEANPLLDAARDREVRVIASVHDFEGTPSTMEMRELLSEALAHGDVGKLAVTAGGRADVLSLLSVTHDLSGEGPIATMAMGEAGRHSRAVAPLYGSVIGYAPVRSEEATAPGQFDLATLAELIDRLR, encoded by the coding sequence ATGGGACTCCGTTTCGACTCGTTCACGCTCGCGGCGGCGACGGCCGACCTGGGGGACGAGCCGGTCGCCCGCGAGCACGCCGACTGCGTCGAGTTCCGGATGGACCTCGCGGAGCGTCCGCTCGACGCGCTCGCCGCCTACGACGGCGAACTCCCGCTGATCGCGACCAACCGCGCCGCGTGGGAGGGCGGGGGAGCGGGGGAGGAGGGGCGGCTCGACGCGCTCGCCGAGGCGGCGAGACACGACGCGGTCGGGGCGGTCGACGTCGAACTGGAGAGCCTCCGACGGGGCGAGGCGAACCCCCTGCTCGACGCCGCCCGCGACCGCGAGGTGCGCGTGATCGCCTCGGTCCACGACTTCGAGGGGACGCCCTCGACCATGGAGATGCGTGAGCTGCTCTCGGAGGCGCTCGCCCACGGCGACGTGGGAAAGCTCGCCGTCACCGCCGGCGGGAGAGCCGACGTCCTCTCGCTGCTCTCGGTGACCCACGACCTCTCGGGAGAGGGACCGATAGCCACGATGGCGATGGGTGAAGCGGGGAGACACTCGCGGGCGGTCGCGCCGCTCTACGGCTCCGTGATCGGCTACGCGCCCGTCAGATCCGAGGAGGCGACCGCGCCCGGACAGTTCGATCTGGCGACGCTGGCGGAGCTGATCGACCGGCTGCGGTAG
- a CDS encoding carbonic anhydrase yields MPSASLETLLERNRRHEAGLPEEYFEGVRASQQPAAVAVCCSDSRVSQEGMWSVEEPGWLFTPSTIGNLVWDRCDGELTVDGSVLYPIRHTATRTTVVVGHTGCGAITAAYRAVRGEASEEPPGIAKRIDLLVPVVERALDDGVVDPAVPESEAVNRLVEYHVREAVAFLGDASEVPEGESVYGFVYDFQEVYGEVPGRAYLVSANGETDGETLRGLVPDGFEGWVGSLL; encoded by the coding sequence ATGCCGAGCGCGTCGCTCGAAACGTTGTTGGAACGGAACAGGAGACACGAAGCGGGGTTGCCGGAGGAGTACTTCGAGGGGGTGCGAGCGAGCCAGCAGCCGGCCGCTGTCGCCGTCTGCTGTTCGGACTCGAGGGTCTCCCAGGAGGGGATGTGGTCGGTCGAGGAGCCGGGGTGGCTGTTCACCCCGAGCACGATCGGGAACCTCGTCTGGGACCGCTGTGACGGGGAGCTCACCGTCGACGGGAGCGTCCTCTATCCGATCCGCCACACGGCGACCCGGACGACGGTCGTCGTCGGCCACACCGGCTGTGGGGCGATCACGGCCGCGTACCGCGCCGTTCGGGGCGAGGCGAGCGAGGAACCGCCGGGGATCGCGAAGCGGATCGATCTGCTCGTCCCGGTCGTCGAACGCGCGCTCGACGACGGGGTCGTCGATCCCGCGGTGCCCGAGAGCGAGGCCGTGAACCGGCTGGTCGAGTACCACGTCCGGGAGGCGGTCGCGTTCCTCGGGGACGCGTCGGAGGTACCGGAAGGGGAGTCGGTCTACGGCTTCGTCTACGACTTCCAGGAGGTCTACGGCGAGGTCCCCGGCCGTGCCTACCTCGTGAGCGCGAACGGGGAGACCGACGGGGAGACGCTCCGAGGACTGGTTCCCGACGGGTTCGAGGGCTGGGTCGGTAGTCTGCTCTAG
- a CDS encoding aconitate hydratase, which translates to MGQTVAEKILSDHLAEGELETGEEIGIEIDQVLSQDTTGTMVWLQFEALDLDEVQTELAAQYCDHQTYQFDFKNTDDHRFLRSAAGTFGAHFSRPGNGICHQVHKENFAAPGKTLLGADSHTPTPGGLGQLAIGAGGLDIAVAMGGGAYYIDMPEIVEIRLEGELPEWATAKDVALHLLGELTVKGGVGKIFEYTGPGVETLSVPERTTITNLGTELGATSSIFPTDERTREFLAKLGREDTYVDLQPDDDAEYDDQVVIDLSELEPLIAEPSMPDNIVPVREVAGTPVDQVIIGSCTNGAYEDILPAAKMLEGREIAKTTDMIVAPASKQASEMLAREGWTAEMMAAGVNFSEATCGPCIGIGHVPGSDSVSLRTFNRNFEGRSGIEDDSVYLCSPEVATAAALAGEIVDPRDLAEELGDLEDPGLEMPETYDGSKADLIPPNEAVDDGLIKGPNIGDVPLREPLGSHIGGEALLKMEDNITTDHIIPASSDILMYRSNIEKLSEFTLSRVDDTFSERALEAGNGVLVAGENYGQGSSREHAALCPMYLGIEAVFAESFARIHKANLFNFGIVPYTIDSESYERIEQGDDIQVVDDVAEGLTSGQNEFTIRVNDDWEASAYLSASPREREIVAAGGKLTYTKQQAEGGSGAAPADD; encoded by the coding sequence ATGGGACAGACAGTCGCGGAGAAGATCCTCTCGGATCACCTCGCGGAGGGCGAGCTCGAGACGGGCGAGGAGATCGGCATCGAGATCGACCAGGTCCTCTCCCAGGACACGACGGGGACGATGGTCTGGCTGCAGTTCGAGGCGCTCGATCTGGACGAGGTCCAGACCGAACTCGCCGCCCAGTACTGTGACCACCAGACCTACCAGTTCGACTTCAAGAACACCGACGATCACCGCTTCCTCCGGTCCGCGGCGGGCACGTTCGGCGCGCACTTCTCCCGACCCGGTAACGGCATCTGCCACCAGGTCCACAAGGAGAACTTCGCCGCACCCGGCAAGACGCTCTTGGGGGCCGACAGCCACACCCCGACGCCCGGCGGGCTCGGCCAGCTCGCGATCGGAGCCGGCGGTCTCGACATCGCCGTCGCGATGGGCGGCGGGGCGTACTACATCGACATGCCGGAGATCGTCGAGATCCGTCTCGAGGGTGAACTGCCCGAGTGGGCGACCGCGAAGGACGTCGCGCTCCACCTCCTCGGAGAACTCACCGTCAAGGGCGGCGTCGGCAAGATCTTCGAGTACACCGGCCCCGGCGTCGAGACGCTCTCGGTACCGGAGCGAACGACGATCACCAACCTCGGGACCGAACTCGGCGCGACGAGCTCGATCTTCCCGACCGACGAGCGCACGAGGGAGTTCCTCGCCAAGCTCGGCCGCGAGGACACCTACGTCGACCTCCAGCCCGACGACGACGCCGAGTACGACGACCAGGTCGTCATCGACCTCTCGGAGCTCGAGCCGCTGATCGCCGAACCTTCGATGCCCGACAACATCGTTCCCGTGCGCGAGGTCGCCGGCACCCCCGTCGATCAGGTGATCATCGGCTCCTGTACGAACGGTGCCTACGAGGACATCCTCCCCGCGGCGAAGATGCTCGAGGGCCGTGAGATCGCGAAGACGACCGACATGATCGTCGCGCCCGCCTCGAAGCAGGCCTCCGAGATGCTCGCCCGCGAGGGCTGGACCGCCGAGATGATGGCCGCCGGCGTCAACTTCTCCGAGGCGACCTGCGGACCCTGCATCGGCATCGGCCACGTCCCCGGCAGCGACTCCGTCTCGCTTCGAACGTTCAACCGTAACTTCGAGGGACGCTCGGGGATCGAGGACGACTCAGTCTACCTCTGCTCGCCCGAGGTCGCCACCGCTGCGGCGCTCGCCGGCGAGATCGTCGATCCCAGAGATCTCGCCGAGGAGCTCGGCGATCTCGAAGACCCCGGCCTCGAGATGCCCGAGACGTACGACGGCTCGAAGGCCGACCTCATCCCGCCGAACGAGGCGGTCGACGACGGCCTCATCAAGGGCCCGAACATCGGCGACGTCCCCCTGAGAGAGCCCCTCGGCTCGCACATCGGCGGCGAGGCGCTGCTCAAGATGGAGGACAACATCACGACCGACCACATCATCCCCGCGAGTTCGGACATCCTGATGTACCGCTCGAACATCGAGAAGCTCTCGGAGTTCACCCTCTCGCGGGTGGACGACACCTTCTCGGAGCGAGCGCTGGAGGCCGGAAACGGCGTGCTGGTCGCCGGCGAGAACTACGGGCAGGGCTCTTCGAGAGAGCACGCCGCGCTCTGTCCGATGTACCTCGGCATCGAGGCGGTGTTCGCCGAGAGCTTCGCCCGGATCCACAAGGCGAACCTGTTCAACTTCGGGATCGTCCCGTACACGATCGACTCGGAGAGCTACGAGCGGATCGAGCAGGGCGACGACATCCAGGTCGTCGACGACGTCGCCGAGGGACTCACCTCCGGTCAGAACGAGTTCACCATCCGTGTCAACGACGACTGGGAGGCGAGCGCCTACCTCAGCGCCAGCCCGCGCGAGCGCGAGATCGTCGCCGCCGGCGGGAAGCTCACCTACACGAAACAGCAGGCCGAGGGCGGAAGCGGTGCGGCTCCGGCTGACGACTGA
- a CDS encoding deoxyuridine 5'-triphosphate nucleotidohydrolase produces the protein MRHRLEHDRRVTLMFRDGRFVADHVEPLTEEQIQPNGVDLTLDSVFEPLEPGRIGREDKEIGERQEVATEEVGESVPDTYYLPPGGYVVRYVEAVSIPEEHVGFLYPRSSLLRNGCMLNTAVWDAGYEGRGEGLLQVHTDIEIERGARIAQLVLTEAEHSGTYAGSYQGENLADWS, from the coding sequence ATTCGACACCGTTTAGAGCACGACCGGAGAGTCACGCTCATGTTCCGCGACGGGCGATTCGTGGCCGACCACGTCGAACCGCTGACGGAAGAACAGATCCAGCCGAACGGCGTCGACCTCACGCTGGATTCGGTGTTCGAACCGCTCGAACCCGGCCGGATCGGCCGCGAGGACAAGGAGATCGGCGAACGCCAGGAGGTCGCGACCGAGGAGGTCGGCGAGTCGGTCCCCGACACGTACTACCTCCCACCCGGCGGCTACGTCGTCCGCTACGTCGAGGCGGTCTCGATCCCCGAAGAGCACGTCGGGTTCCTCTACCCTCGCTCGTCGCTCCTGCGAAACGGCTGTATGCTTAACACGGCCGTCTGGGACGCCGGCTACGAAGGGAGGGGTGAAGGGCTGTTGCAGGTCCACACCGACATCGAGATCGAGCGCGGGGCACGGATCGCCCAGCTCGTGCTCACCGAGGCCGAGCACTCCGGGACGTACGCGGGCTCCTACCAGGGCGAGAACCTCGCGGACTGGTCGTAG
- a CDS encoding DUF7123 family protein, with protein MSATAHPPQSLTEKQRRILGYLRDRADTRTYFKSRLIGEELGLSAKEVGTNMTAIANGEFDVRVEKWGYSSSTTWKVTA; from the coding sequence ATGAGCGCCACCGCCCACCCGCCCCAGTCGCTGACCGAGAAGCAGCGCCGCATCCTCGGCTACCTTAGGGATCGCGCGGACACCCGCACCTACTTCAAGTCCCGACTGATCGGCGAGGAGCTCGGCCTGAGCGCGAAGGAGGTCGGCACGAACATGACCGCGATCGCGAACGGCGAGTTCGACGTCCGCGTCGAGAAGTGGGGCTACTCCTCCAGTACGACCTGGAAAGTGACGGCGTGA
- a CDS encoding flippase-like domain-containing protein encodes MGPPVSVVLPAFDEAATIESAVRRTIEACESFLPAFEVLVAEDGCSDRTPEIAARLARDDHRVRHVHSDERLGRGRALCRAFREAEGEVLVYFDTDLATDLGHLEPLVESVRSGEYDVATGSRLLPDSDADRPLSRRVASRVYNALVRVGLRSELRDHQCGFKAFDREVLYSLLPEVEDGHWFWDTEVLVRAQRQGYRIRELPVEWTPGEGTTVDPVRDVLGMGGALGRTWWGLSVRPRLTTRVSLVAGLLLVLLALAVTARYVDLGTVVSEVRAADPVLVGLAVAVYLLSWPLRGLRYRDVLAELGHREEVGFLTGVIFLSQTANVALPARAGDAVRAYVLKVRRGVGYPTGAASLAVERLFDTLTIAALATSAFLALVASGMTSSGGLSADLPAGGAVAESGRVGVIAAGGVGVLAVALCVVVLASAHSDRRFVRPALARASEDTYTEGVTRAVERFAGDVQAIARTPRTSARVGAASALIWAIDVLAAALVLRAFGVQAAPLAILGVCTLAVCVGNLAKVLPLSPGGIGLYEGAFTVLVVALLPASLPIALGAAVVDHLLKNLVTVAGGTASMLALEVSLSTAIEEGGDERVGVEH; translated from the coding sequence ATGGGTCCGCCCGTGAGCGTCGTCCTCCCCGCGTTCGACGAGGCGGCGACGATCGAGTCGGCCGTGCGGCGGACGATCGAGGCCTGCGAGTCGTTTCTCCCCGCGTTCGAGGTGCTCGTCGCCGAGGACGGCTGCTCCGATCGGACCCCCGAGATCGCCGCCCGACTCGCCCGCGACGATCACCGGGTTCGACACGTCCACAGCGACGAGCGCCTCGGCCGAGGACGGGCGCTCTGCAGGGCGTTCCGGGAGGCAGAGGGGGAAGTGCTCGTCTACTTCGACACCGACCTCGCGACCGATCTCGGGCACCTGGAACCGCTCGTCGAGAGCGTCCGATCCGGCGAGTACGACGTCGCGACCGGCTCGCGGCTCCTGCCGGACTCCGACGCCGATCGACCCCTCTCCCGGAGGGTCGCGAGTCGGGTCTACAACGCGCTCGTGAGGGTCGGCCTGCGTTCGGAGCTCAGAGACCACCAGTGCGGGTTCAAGGCGTTCGACCGCGAGGTGTTGTACTCGTTGCTCCCCGAGGTCGAGGACGGCCACTGGTTCTGGGACACCGAGGTGCTCGTCCGCGCCCAGCGCCAGGGCTACCGGATCAGGGAGCTTCCGGTGGAGTGGACGCCGGGCGAGGGGACGACCGTCGATCCGGTTCGGGACGTCCTCGGCATGGGAGGTGCGCTCGGTCGGACGTGGTGGGGGCTCTCGGTCCGCCCACGGCTGACCACGCGAGTGAGTCTCGTCGCCGGCCTCCTCCTCGTCCTCCTCGCGCTCGCCGTCACCGCCCGGTACGTCGACCTCGGGACGGTGGTGAGCGAGGTGCGCGCGGCCGACCCGGTCCTCGTCGGGCTCGCGGTGGCCGTCTACCTCCTCTCGTGGCCGCTCCGCGGGCTCAGGTATCGGGACGTACTCGCCGAACTCGGCCACCGGGAGGAGGTGGGCTTTCTCACCGGGGTGATCTTCCTGAGCCAGACCGCGAACGTCGCGCTCCCGGCGCGGGCGGGCGACGCCGTCAGGGCCTACGTGCTGAAGGTGAGACGCGGGGTGGGCTACCCGACGGGGGCCGCCTCGCTCGCGGTCGAACGGCTCTTCGACACGCTCACCATCGCCGCGCTCGCGACCAGCGCGTTCCTCGCGCTGGTCGCGAGCGGGATGACGAGTTCGGGGGGGCTCTCCGCCGACCTCCCGGCAGGTGGTGCGGTCGCCGAAAGTGGGCGCGTGGGCGTGATCGCGGCGGGCGGCGTCGGGGTGCTCGCCGTCGCGCTCTGCGTGGTCGTCCTCGCGAGCGCGCACTCCGACCGTCGGTTCGTGCGACCGGCGCTCGCCCGTGCGAGCGAGGACACCTACACGGAGGGTGTCACACGTGCGGTCGAGCGGTTCGCCGGGGACGTCCAGGCGATCGCGAGGACGCCGAGGACCTCCGCCAGGGTCGGCGCGGCGAGCGCGCTGATCTGGGCGATCGACGTCCTCGCCGCGGCGCTCGTCCTCCGCGCGTTCGGGGTGCAGGCCGCGCCGCTCGCGATCCTCGGGGTCTGTACGCTCGCCGTCTGCGTCGGTAACCTCGCGAAGGTGCTCCCGCTGTCGCCCGGCGGGATCGGGCTCTACGAGGGCGCGTTCACGGTGCTGGTGGTCGCGCTCCTGCCCGCGAGCCTGCCGATCGCCCTCGGCGCGGCCGTCGTCGACCACCTGCTGAAGAACCTCGTGACGGTCGCGGGTGGGACGGCCTCGATGCTCGCGCTCGAGGTCTCGCTCTCGACGGCGATCGAGGAGGGCGGCGACGAGCGGGTCGGCGTCGAGCACTGA
- a CDS encoding PHP domain-containing protein → MSDTTTVTVDPHVHSEGSYDGHEPVELILEHASDIGLDCVVITDHDEIDESLYAAEIAPEFGLIGVPGVEVSTASGHLLAIGVEERPERGRPFDETVGIVRDLGGAAVVPHPFQRSRHGVRKRFIEDCDAVEVYNSMLFTGYRNRRADTFAERRDYPKVGASDAHSLPNVGRAYTEVTIEGVREVTEADSTALVDALRAGETAISGRRTPVHKSTRQYARGAVKKSAYLLTKRLPVVPTVPASMGD, encoded by the coding sequence ATGTCCGATACAACCACCGTCACCGTCGACCCGCACGTCCACTCCGAGGGCTCGTACGACGGCCACGAACCGGTCGAACTGATCCTCGAACATGCGAGCGACATCGGCCTCGACTGCGTGGTGATCACCGACCACGACGAGATCGACGAGTCGCTCTACGCCGCGGAGATCGCCCCCGAGTTCGGGCTGATCGGCGTCCCCGGCGTCGAGGTCTCGACCGCCAGCGGCCACCTGCTGGCGATCGGGGTCGAGGAGCGGCCGGAGCGAGGAAGGCCGTTCGACGAGACGGTCGGGATAGTCAGGGACCTCGGCGGGGCGGCGGTCGTTCCACATCCCTTTCAGCGGAGCCGACACGGGGTGAGAAAGCGGTTCATCGAGGACTGCGACGCCGTCGAGGTCTACAACTCGATGCTCTTCACCGGCTACAGGAACCGCCGGGCCGACACGTTCGCCGAGCGCCGTGACTACCCCAAAGTCGGCGCGAGCGACGCCCACTCCCTCCCGAACGTCGGGCGGGCGTACACGGAGGTGACGATCGAGGGAGTCCGAGAGGTTACCGAGGCCGACTCGACGGCCCTCGTCGACGCCCTCCGCGCCGGGGAGACGGCGATCAGTGGCCGGCGGACGCCGGTCCACAAGAGCACCCGACAGTACGCGAGAGGGGCGGTGAAGAAGTCGGCGTACCTCCTCACGAAGCGCCTCCCGGTCGTCCCGACGGTGCCCGCCTCGATGGGTGACTAG
- the rimI gene encoding ribosomal protein S18-alanine N-acetyltransferase, translating into MTTASPLRIERATRADLLSVYRIESASFAEPWPYAAFERFLSEPGFLVAREGDAVVGYVVADSVPNHGRPIGHVKDIAVHPEYRERGIGRDLLARALGALAAAGCARVKLEVRVGNAAARSLYRRFGFEPQRQVPGYYQDGETAIVMVCALGR; encoded by the coding sequence GTGACGACGGCTTCGCCCCTTCGGATCGAGCGGGCAACCCGCGCGGACCTGCTCTCGGTCTACCGGATCGAGAGCGCCTCCTTCGCCGAGCCGTGGCCCTACGCCGCGTTCGAGCGCTTTCTCTCCGAACCCGGATTCCTCGTCGCGCGCGAGGGGGATGCGGTCGTCGGCTACGTCGTCGCCGACAGCGTGCCGAACCACGGCCGGCCGATCGGCCACGTGAAGGACATCGCGGTCCATCCCGAGTATCGGGAACGGGGAATCGGCCGGGACCTGCTCGCGCGGGCGCTCGGCGCGCTCGCGGCGGCGGGCTGTGCACGGGTGAAACTCGAGGTCCGGGTGGGGAACGCCGCAGCGCGCTCGCTCTATCGTCGGTTCGGCTTCGAGCCCCAGCGGCAGGTTCCCGGCTACTACCAGGACGGCGAGACGGCGATCGTGATGGTCTGTGCGCTCGGTCGGTAG